A region from the Sphingopyxis lindanitolerans genome encodes:
- a CDS encoding alpha/beta fold hydrolase, with the protein MTLPIVLITGQLLTDAVWQPLLDAWTDREVIVADNRSDDKIEGFAQRLLDRAPPKFALVGHAMGGFIAFEVVRRAPERVAKLALISTLASADGPAQTARRQGYIDLVTSGRFDQVVEERIPILFPEEKRGDERLLGIARQMAADTGADTFLAQQRAIMARIDSRPRLGEIAVPTLLIWGEKDGITSRAHHDEIAEAIPGARLEVVPGAGHLPTVEASEVVVPLLTEFIDA; encoded by the coding sequence ATGACTCTCCCCATCGTCCTTATCACCGGCCAGCTTTTGACCGACGCCGTCTGGCAGCCCTTGCTCGACGCCTGGACCGACCGCGAGGTGATCGTCGCCGACAACCGCAGCGACGACAAGATCGAGGGTTTCGCGCAGCGCCTGCTCGACCGTGCGCCGCCAAAGTTCGCGCTCGTCGGCCATGCGATGGGCGGCTTTATCGCCTTCGAGGTGGTGCGCCGCGCGCCCGAGCGCGTCGCGAAGCTCGCGCTGATTTCGACGCTCGCTTCGGCTGACGGCCCCGCGCAGACCGCGCGGCGGCAAGGCTATATCGACCTGGTGACAAGCGGGCGCTTCGACCAGGTCGTCGAGGAACGCATCCCGATCCTGTTTCCCGAGGAGAAACGCGGCGACGAACGGCTGCTCGGCATCGCGCGGCAGATGGCGGCGGATACCGGCGCCGACACCTTCCTTGCGCAACAGCGTGCGATCATGGCGCGCATCGACAGCCGCCCGCGGCTCGGCGAGATTGCGGTGCCTACCTTGCTGATCTGGGGCGAAAAGGACGGCATCACCAGCCGCGCGCATCATGACGAGATTGCGGAGGCGATTCCCGGGGCGCGGCTCGAGGTCGTGCCGGGGGCGGGGCATTTGCCGACGGTCGAGGCGTCTGAGGTGGTGGTGCCGTTGTTGACCGAGTTCATCGACGCCTGA
- a CDS encoding NAD(P)-dependent oxidoreductase: MIVLHARPSPGFRDAVDAIFGPGVVVHVDEAAPLHAVAGEIRALLHVLTPVTADFIASAPKLKLIQKLGVGVNTIALDAARGAGVAVCNMPGTNSQAVAEMALSLMMAVLRRTCFFDARTRSGEGWTADPSELDSVGEIGGRTVGLVGFGHSAGLLAPALAALGARVVYTARSPGDVPYEFLPLDRLLAESDIVSLHIPLTDETRGSIDPFAMKKGAVLVNTARGELVDEARLVAALTSRHLRGAGLDVFAEEPLPCGNPLLGLPNAVLAPHIAWLTPETLMRSLTVAHENCRRLGAGEALLHRVV; this comes from the coding sequence ATGATCGTCCTCCACGCCCGGCCGAGCCCCGGTTTTCGCGACGCCGTCGATGCGATCTTCGGCCCCGGCGTCGTCGTCCATGTCGACGAAGCGGCGCCGCTCCACGCGGTGGCGGGCGAAATCCGCGCGCTGCTCCATGTTCTGACCCCGGTGACGGCCGATTTCATCGCGTCGGCGCCGAAGCTCAAGCTGATCCAGAAGCTGGGCGTCGGGGTGAACACGATCGCGCTCGATGCGGCGCGCGGGGCTGGTGTCGCGGTCTGCAACATGCCGGGCACCAACAGCCAGGCGGTCGCCGAAATGGCGCTGTCGCTGATGATGGCGGTGCTGCGCCGCACCTGCTTCTTCGACGCCCGCACGCGCAGCGGCGAAGGCTGGACCGCCGATCCGTCCGAACTCGACAGCGTCGGAGAGATTGGCGGCCGCACCGTCGGGCTCGTCGGCTTCGGCCATTCGGCCGGGCTGCTCGCGCCGGCACTCGCGGCGCTGGGGGCCAGGGTCGTCTATACCGCACGCAGCCCGGGCGACGTGCCCTATGAGTTTCTCCCGCTCGATCGCCTGCTGGCGGAGAGCGACATTGTTTCGCTCCACATCCCGTTGACCGACGAAACGCGCGGCAGCATCGATCCCTTTGCGATGAAAAAGGGCGCGGTGCTGGTCAACACCGCGCGCGGCGAACTGGTCGATGAGGCGCGGCTGGTCGCGGCGCTCACCTCGCGGCATTTGCGCGGCGCGGGGCTCGACGTCTTTGCCGAGGAGCCGCTGCCATGCGGCAACCCGCTGCTCGGCCTGCCGAACGCGGTGCTCGCGCCGCATATCGCCTGGCTCACGCCCGAAACGCTGATGCGCAGCCTGACGGTGGCGCATGAAAACTGCCGCCGTCTGGGGGCGGGTGAGGCGCTGCTGCATCGGGTGGTTTAG
- a CDS encoding 5-methyltetrahydropteroyltriglutamate--homocysteine methyltransferase, with amino-acid sequence MALFDHPILPTTIVGSYPQPDWLIDRERLKASLPPRVRAETLWRIPEPWLADAQEAATLMAIRDQEEVGIDIVGDGEMRRESYSNRLATALSGIDREKHGTAIDRTGNANPVPLVSGPIRRVAPIEAQDAAFLRRHATKPVKLTLPGPFTMTQQAENGFYPDAKSLAMDYADAVNAEVKDLFAAGVDVVQLDEPYLQARAGEAQYYAIEAINRALDGVDGTTALHICFGYAMVHHGAGATGPKPKAYDFLAELEASAIDVISIEAAQPGLDPAILAELPTKTIMYGVLDLSIPEVETPEIVAGRIREALRYVDAERLWIAPDCGMKYHSREHSQAKLKAMVDGAAMVRAELK; translated from the coding sequence TCGCGAACGGCTGAAGGCCAGCCTGCCCCCGCGCGTCCGCGCCGAGACGCTGTGGCGCATCCCCGAACCGTGGCTCGCCGACGCGCAGGAAGCCGCAACCTTGATGGCGATCCGCGATCAGGAAGAGGTCGGGATCGACATCGTCGGCGACGGCGAGATGCGCCGCGAAAGCTATTCGAACCGGCTCGCGACCGCCTTGTCGGGGATCGACCGCGAAAAGCACGGCACCGCGATCGACCGCACCGGCAACGCCAATCCGGTGCCGCTCGTCTCCGGCCCGATCCGCCGCGTCGCGCCGATCGAGGCGCAGGACGCCGCCTTCCTGCGCCGCCATGCAACCAAGCCGGTGAAGCTCACTCTGCCCGGCCCGTTCACGATGACGCAGCAGGCCGAAAACGGCTTTTATCCCGACGCAAAATCGCTCGCGATGGACTATGCCGACGCGGTCAACGCCGAGGTCAAGGATCTGTTCGCGGCGGGGGTCGATGTCGTCCAGCTCGATGAGCCTTATCTGCAGGCGCGCGCGGGCGAAGCGCAATATTATGCGATCGAGGCGATCAACCGCGCGCTCGACGGGGTCGACGGAACGACCGCGCTGCACATCTGCTTCGGCTATGCGATGGTCCATCACGGCGCGGGAGCGACCGGGCCGAAGCCCAAGGCCTATGATTTCCTCGCCGAACTCGAAGCCTCGGCGATCGACGTCATCTCGATCGAGGCCGCGCAGCCGGGGCTCGATCCCGCGATCCTCGCCGAGCTGCCGACCAAGACGATCATGTACGGCGTGCTCGATCTGTCGATCCCCGAGGTCGAAACCCCCGAAATCGTCGCGGGCCGCATCCGCGAGGCGCTGCGTTACGTCGATGCCGAGCGGCTGTGGATCGCGCCCGATTGCGGGATGAAATATCACAGCCGCGAACATTCGCAGGCGAAGCTGAAAGCGATGGTCGACGGCGCGGCGATGGTGCGGGCGGAGTTGAAGTAA